Below is a window of Vanacampus margaritifer isolate UIUO_Vmar chromosome 11, RoL_Vmar_1.0, whole genome shotgun sequence DNA.
ATTTATGcactttttagcattttttctgatgttttatttaattatttatcacttaacatatttttttgattatatacattaatggggggaaaaatctaGGGAAAAACAGCTAAACTAATGCAACAAATATCAGAGGACTCTAGacaatgtaaaaccatagtttccGCACCCACTGCACTAAATGGTACGAATGTGAAAGCACCCAAACAAAACCCACGTCCCTTCCTACCCACCATGGGGATGATGCGGCAGGACTTGATGCCGCTGGCCATGCCCATCACGCTCATGGAGTCGGAGTGCTCGCCCCTCCTCATGAATTGTTGGTTACCCATGAAGTTAGGACGCTCGTAGATCATGAAGCAGCCGCTCTCCACCCGGCAGGACTGGCACCTGCTCAGGTAGGAGGACACGTCGGAGCAGTCGCTCATGCACTCGTACGAGCGACCCTGCAAGTTCTTCTCCTCGTAGAAGATGATCTGGGAAAGCAAACTAGGATTCAATAACATTCCATGATTTGTTCAGCCCTGCAGCGCTTATCAGAATCCagagcagggatgggcaacttccTAAATGAGGCCGCAAATTTTCATCAGCCCTACGGGGGGTAGCACATATGACCACACATTTCCTCATCTCGATTGTGGGTGCAAGGTGGTCTCCAATTGCCCACGCCACATGAGCAGCTGACTACATCATCCTCAAGGGAAGATCTTGCAGTTTAACTGTACAAATGCACTTTGTGTGCACCAATCTCATCTCTCAGGCTCCAGAGAATCAATTTCAGCTTGCGCAATGTCAAGCATGTGTGCGCTTCCACTGGCCtgattttaatgggaatgaGGGTAGCCGCTTCTATTGGCCGGGTGTCAGCTGCATTCCATCCCACTACAGCGGCTCAAAACGCCCTTTTCTATCTGCGCTAGTCAagcaaattaaattattatttaaaaaaaataaaaaatagctccATCCATGCACAGTTAGACTACGCTTTACGCTTGACAGGAAAATAGTACCCTACAACAGAAATTCAAATGCACTAAAATTAGTTTTTGAGTCAGGATGTTAGAATTAAAGCCACTATtatcaaatgtaaaacatttcctTCACTAAATATGACCGTTAGCATTACTAAATAGCGCAATGTTGTAACATTGTGGATGATTACCCTCATTTCGAAAACACTACTTTGAAGAAAATGTGAGTGTGCCCATGGCCTTTGAACACAATTTAAATGACAGAATATCAcatttcagacattttaaaGATTCCTCCTTCCCATGATtcaaaaccaaaatgtaaaaattatatcagcataaaatgttgtaaaaaagaaaaaccataATGATTATACCCGATCTGCCATCGTACCCTTGGAGAATAGGAGTCCCTATTACAGGGGATATGGAATGCTTACCTTGCCCATGCTCATGTCAGTGGTGGTCATGATTGTCAGGTGAGCTGCTGGTGCTAGCACTGAACTGCTGCTGTCCTTCCATTTAACCCTGGCTTTTATACCTGAGCGCAGCCCACGCCGTCAGCGGCTCCCTATTGTGTAAAGCCCTGAGCCAGCAACATGCTATGGAGTGCGTCAGGGGCCCGTGTCACATGTCTAACGTGGTGGCCTCGTGGCTATAGGCTCTTGAAGACCAGGTACCACAAAGCCTTTTGTATTTGAAATGGACAAAATAGCGGGTTTCATTGTGCTGTATGCAGAGTTAGAgctgataaaaacaaagaaaaggaaTATCGGCAGTACTGTATCTGCTGTACATTCTAAAGCTGCATTTACCGGTAATCAAACCCTTTACATCAATGGGATCCAACCTGATAATGAAAGCTCAGCAACAATGAAAAGTGTTCAAAAGCACAACATATTCTTGGTTCAGCAATTCACTGTGGTTGTTTGGTAGCCaagcaattatttatttgttatttttattttttatttattagaatttgactttaaaattaaaactttgGCATAGTTAGCTTGACACTTGACTGCTGTTATTGCTGACTGTCTTCTTtatttggattcattttaactaGTGTACTACCTAGCTACTTAGTTTGTCAGGTTGATCAAGTAAGGGTTAGGGCTTGTTATCTAGAAAATTAACAGCTCAAAATCAAGTAacatattagtttatttttgtagagtgtagtggtggtggtggtggggggggattCGAAATCATGTAAAGTGTTCTTAGTAAGCTTTTCCATCCATCCTACAGCTCATACTCATGGTCACAGGCAGCCAGTGGCAGCCATGGTCACAAAGCCTGAAGTGACGGGACCAATGCcacagaaaacaaaagaatggACAGTCTGTGAACTTACCGTCCTGCTCTATCATTGGTCAAATAACATATActaaattcataaaaaacagaacaaaaaaaacgaaatgaGAAAGATGTTGCCTGTGGGAGGTAAATGCTATATTAATCAAATACACTGATGTATACATATATCAGAGGTATCagtcgattaaattttttaatcgtaattaatcgcatgacttcaataattaacagGTGATGAGagcttcagtcaacagcaagtggcaaaaatattttttacatttattaattgttcatgaaaaataatgaagttatcacattaattctagacaaaatattatcttcttactgttaaaaatggctcaatgaatcttccatttaattcatttttcctttcggacatgtCATTGTAACAGCTTCCAATACAACATATACTCACAAGGCTacaactgaaaagaaaaagggatgaCGGGATTAAGAATACATTTAAGATGCATTAATTATCAAGATCTGGATTCAtagtatactgtacattgtcATAAAATACACTGCGGCATATACTGTAGTTGTCATCCAGTCCCAATACAGCGTGTGTGTCTGCATCAGTTCTTGCCGTGTCCAGTGATATTAGTTAATCAAAAGTTGATTTGATCCCTTGCGTTCAGTCCAGTTGTGCTGGACAGCTGAGGACGCATGCGAGCCCGCGCCCAGCCCCATTTTCAGTCGCTGTCATCTCCATCCCGATTTCTGGTCATATCTGCCTCACGTCGTGCAACTCTCCAGATCGCACAGCATTGTGACGATGTCCATTCTCGCTCTAGCCGTGGCGTCGTTGAATGCTGTTAGGTCATTTCTCACATGTGACATCTCATCACAGGTCTTGGACAGATTGGCTTGCATTCCATTGAGTTCACAGCAACATTGGACATTTCTGTTGCCATCTTCTGCCCATGCCATTCTGTTCATTTATCTCTTGaattttttggaaataaaaagcaattattaaaataagaaataatggTAGATTTGTGCACGTAAAAATGATCACAACTGTTCTCCTTTGAGGTCATAATAAAGatctgttcaaaaaaaaatcactctcttaattttaaataaagttttgaaattgATTGACTAAATGAAGTTGAATAGCATTTTATGAACTTAaattttactgaaaataattatttttaaagcatttttgcatgaatgctaaattttaataatttttttaatctcacgtacccccatttgagaaacactgccctagggtatgtaaactttcaagcacaactgtataagACCCATTGACCTAATAGATGCACTTTTAAAGCTCATATGGGGAAGATAGGGCCCACGGATCACATCCGGCCCATCCAGTTTCTGCAGCCTTTAGGAAGCCAAAACTGAAACGTCAAGTTTTTGCTGATATTATCTATGTGCATGCGTGTCAGCAGTGCAAGCGAACAAGAGCAATGACTTGTCCTCAGTGCTGCCAATTTGGGTCTTTTCTAACAATTTTagcaactgtttaaaaaaatgaatagcaCCGATGCCAACTTTGGTCCTAATTTCCTCTTAGCTACACTTCTTGGACAGTCAAGTAAAGAGGACTGTCCTGGTTGTGCTTATGTCAGCACACTTTAAAAATATGGACACTTTATTTCAGCTCATTGGATGCCTAGGGTGAACGGCTGTCTTTGAAGATTCATCCACTATCGGCGGGACAAAAGCTAACAAGTGATACTGTATACAACGATGCCTTAAGTTATAGCCTTAGGAAGCACTCTAATATTCTTGAAACGCAAATGTGCACTGGGGCATACGAATCTGGTGCTATTTGCATTCACCCCACCTGTATATATTAAGGTCATCAAATGTGTAATTTCAGAAGTATCAAACTAGTATCCCTTTGCAATAATCAGTACCCTAGAAAAAAATCAGTGACCGCTGTATTGGAGCGTCAGTCCGCAGTGCAGGAGAGTGTCAGGCGACCCGGGGTTGGCGTCCCTGAGTGGGCTCGCCATTGCCCTCCCAACAGCCCAACGCTGTAGTTGAGCATTCTTTTGTTCCCCTCAGCCAGTGGCGTGCACAGAGATTTTGGGTGGCAAGTGCTccgtggggggtgggggtgtgtgtATTTTAATGCACAAGGACTATACTTTActgacaattccgagatgacaacacaagtcaagatggccgtctgctcattgaaaagcgttggactttggatcgttgaaatttaatttgtgaggattattttgatttcaaaatgtgatgagatttCGTTTGCATGATAGTCACGggaaaaagcattacaatctGCCGTTTGATTTcaccgtataaaggaagcatttgcattgtgttgcattggggacatatcagaaatgcccggatgttcggaaatgtcaatagaagtttttaaataaacattacacacacataataataattaataataccccaactagttttaataacagcctattagggcaacatgactgcaagacttgtagcatagaagtaa
It encodes the following:
- the LOC144060314 gene encoding gamma-crystallin M3-like, coding for MTTTDMSMGKIIFYEEKNLQGRSYECMSDCSDVSSYLSRCQSCRVESGCFMIYERPNFMGNQQFMRRGEHSDSMSVMGMASGIKSCRIIPMHRGQFRIRIFERENMSGQSQELQEDCDNIVERLRMNDCLSCQVMEGHWLLFEQPNFRGKMVYVRPGEHRSLREMGLSGIRIISLRRIIDMC